The following are encoded together in the Weissella soli genome:
- the addA gene encoding helicase-exonuclease AddAB subunit AddA: protein MAIQFTDTQRQAIVDKGKNILVSASAGSGKTRVLVERVLQRLLDGEDINRFLIVTFTEAAAAEMRERLEKAIQAEINKQTTLAKQQHLLKQLRLLKIANISTLHAFALRLIEQYHYAIDLDPVFRLIADDAEKQLLMLAVFQDLIEEKYASGDASFNNLARQFVSNGGRDDALRQNVFKLFDFAMARPDTDDWLQSLVNAYEIGDEYTASVFYQQQMQRNLQVRIEGLLKRAEQLVNTINDQPVRQEDVQTTVEQLEWLLAQLKSTTSWDSLRQAARGYVWTAWTKKGLSKPRGLDELEAQEWEQVKETRKAIKEDYENLLQDYFAYDNQTLRVAIAGAREVVAGLVQLVRDFREAYFAEKTRRRTYDFNDLEHFALAIVSNAEIAANLREHYVEIMVDEYQDTNYLQEYILQAIARDNNVFQVGDIKQSIYKFRQAEPKLFGDKLTDTYPNDAQSEVITLAENFRSQANVTNFINYLFMQLMSQNLGDVEYTGDAKLVAGADYYPTDIPHEAELLIYLNDGVNDDQDDDEEPSEFIVTDGFTPRTGQLTLMAHKIQTMLAEGFEIYDREEQVKRAIRYSDIAILVPSRNLNLDLVDVFKQFNLPVTINGSANYFQTTEIAIILALLQVVDNPHQDIPLVAVLRSPIYGIRENGLALIRAQHQKGDFYDAVQAFANNQLTIAIDGVSTELVETTKDAVKRFLLDLQQFRETAVQNQIVTLLWQIYDTTGWLDYVGGLPSGAQRQANLHALYERAAAYQASSFVGLYQFINYVNELQAVDKDLSEADANLATDTIQVMTIHGSKGLEFPVVFLLNATNQFNTRDLNGKMILDSQAGVGVEYVDTDHNLALQAPQVTAVRDAIKRAMYAEAFRVLYVALTRAEQQLYLVGTYKNVAEIAKKWGLASQSSADWILDESIRLQAKSYMDLVGMAMVRHPQFSNMAQSLAQYGEFDFGDVPVKAPATYQKKDYATGNIGNLSGEFDFDIQVANGAELAELVAKSAPANPEQPLQPTTTPADIDVDATRDWQQILAFNYQYEMATRATAYQSVSEIKRLFEDPDLAVGRDVVDLRMAVGDSQGMRYTKPEFAVPAFMQAQHSRPTATAIGTGVHLVMQRLSLKDGAPTTADVLALIEELTTSQLLDPPVAMMVRNQAASLAEFFSHSELGRAMVTNAATLQREVPFSMLMQAEQLYKGFIGDERVLIHGIIDGYFEVDGGIWLFDYKTDYAKTTADLEKIKERYAGQINVYAQALTAMGKNVVRKSIYSFSAKKIINL, encoded by the coding sequence ATGGCTATTCAATTTACAGATACGCAACGCCAAGCGATTGTTGATAAAGGGAAAAACATCTTAGTGTCAGCTTCAGCTGGTTCCGGCAAGACGCGTGTGTTGGTTGAACGTGTTTTACAACGGTTACTTGATGGCGAGGATATCAACCGGTTTTTGATTGTAACTTTCACAGAAGCGGCCGCTGCTGAAATGCGTGAGCGTTTGGAGAAAGCGATTCAAGCTGAAATTAACAAGCAAACTACATTGGCTAAGCAACAGCATCTGTTGAAACAATTGCGGCTCCTAAAAATTGCTAATATCTCAACCCTACATGCTTTCGCCCTGCGCTTGATTGAACAATATCATTATGCGATTGATTTAGATCCCGTCTTTCGCTTGATTGCCGATGATGCGGAAAAGCAGCTCCTGATGTTAGCTGTTTTCCAGGATTTGATTGAAGAAAAGTATGCCAGCGGGGATGCATCTTTTAACAATTTAGCACGCCAATTTGTTTCAAATGGTGGTCGTGATGATGCCTTGCGCCAAAATGTGTTTAAGCTGTTTGACTTTGCCATGGCACGGCCAGATACAGATGACTGGTTACAGAGCTTGGTTAACGCCTATGAAATAGGAGATGAGTACACAGCATCAGTTTTTTATCAGCAGCAGATGCAGCGTAACTTACAAGTGCGGATTGAAGGCCTTTTAAAACGGGCAGAACAATTAGTGAATACAATTAACGACCAGCCTGTGCGTCAAGAAGATGTGCAAACAACGGTTGAGCAGCTGGAGTGGCTTTTAGCACAGTTAAAAAGTACCACTTCATGGGACAGTTTACGTCAGGCTGCGCGGGGCTACGTGTGGACAGCTTGGACAAAAAAGGGTCTTAGTAAACCCCGTGGCCTTGATGAACTTGAAGCGCAAGAATGGGAGCAGGTTAAGGAGACTCGTAAGGCGATTAAAGAAGATTATGAAAACCTCTTGCAAGACTATTTTGCCTATGATAATCAAACCTTACGCGTGGCGATTGCGGGTGCCCGTGAAGTCGTTGCTGGCTTAGTACAATTAGTACGTGACTTCCGGGAGGCCTATTTTGCAGAAAAAACGCGCCGCCGGACTTATGATTTCAATGACTTGGAACATTTTGCGTTAGCAATCGTTTCAAACGCTGAAATTGCAGCAAATCTCCGTGAACATTATGTAGAGATTATGGTCGACGAATACCAGGATACCAACTATTTGCAAGAATACATTCTGCAAGCGATTGCCCGGGATAATAATGTCTTTCAAGTTGGGGATATTAAACAATCGATCTATAAGTTCCGTCAAGCTGAGCCCAAGTTATTTGGTGACAAATTAACTGATACCTACCCTAACGATGCTCAATCTGAAGTCATCACGTTGGCAGAAAATTTCCGTTCCCAAGCAAATGTCACTAATTTCATCAACTACTTATTTATGCAGTTAATGAGCCAAAATTTGGGAGATGTAGAGTACACCGGGGATGCTAAGTTGGTGGCAGGTGCCGATTACTATCCGACTGACATTCCCCATGAGGCTGAATTATTAATTTATCTCAATGATGGTGTCAACGACGATCAGGATGACGACGAGGAACCGAGTGAATTTATCGTGACAGATGGGTTCACACCACGGACTGGGCAGCTAACGTTGATGGCGCATAAAATCCAAACGATGCTGGCAGAAGGTTTTGAAATTTATGATCGTGAAGAGCAAGTTAAGCGGGCCATTCGATATAGTGATATTGCGATTTTGGTACCCTCACGTAACTTAAACTTGGATTTGGTCGATGTTTTCAAACAATTTAATCTGCCAGTGACAATTAATGGGTCGGCCAATTATTTCCAAACCACTGAAATTGCCATCATCTTAGCTTTGTTGCAGGTGGTTGATAATCCGCACCAAGATATTCCCCTTGTGGCTGTGTTACGTTCCCCAATTTATGGTATTAGGGAAAACGGGCTGGCCTTGATTCGGGCCCAACATCAGAAGGGTGATTTTTATGATGCGGTGCAAGCATTTGCTAACAATCAATTAACGATTGCGATTGATGGTGTTTCGACTGAATTGGTCGAAACGACTAAGGATGCGGTCAAGCGTTTCTTACTTGATTTGCAACAGTTTCGTGAAACAGCCGTCCAAAATCAAATTGTCACGTTGCTCTGGCAAATTTATGATACAACAGGCTGGCTGGATTATGTTGGCGGTTTGCCATCCGGCGCGCAACGGCAAGCTAATTTGCACGCGCTATATGAACGCGCGGCGGCTTACCAAGCAAGTAGTTTTGTCGGTTTGTATCAGTTCATTAACTATGTCAATGAACTACAGGCAGTCGATAAAGACTTGAGTGAAGCTGATGCTAATCTAGCCACTGATACTATTCAAGTCATGACCATTCATGGCTCGAAGGGCTTGGAATTTCCGGTAGTCTTTCTGTTAAACGCCACTAATCAATTCAACACGCGGGACCTGAACGGTAAAATGATTCTGGATTCACAGGCAGGCGTTGGGGTCGAGTATGTTGATACTGACCATAATCTGGCCTTGCAAGCGCCGCAGGTGACTGCCGTTCGGGATGCCATCAAACGCGCCATGTATGCCGAGGCTTTTCGAGTGCTCTATGTTGCCTTGACCCGGGCAGAGCAACAACTTTATTTGGTGGGTACCTACAAGAATGTAGCGGAAATCGCCAAAAAGTGGGGCTTGGCTAGTCAATCAAGTGCTGATTGGATTTTAGACGAATCGATTCGACTCCAAGCTAAGTCATATATGGATTTGGTAGGTATGGCTATGGTACGCCATCCCCAATTTAGCAACATGGCTCAGTCATTAGCGCAATATGGTGAATTTGACTTTGGGGATGTTCCTGTAAAGGCGCCGGCGACATATCAAAAGAAAGATTATGCCACGGGCAACATTGGAAATTTGAGTGGTGAATTTGACTTTGATATTCAAGTTGCCAACGGTGCTGAGTTAGCAGAGTTGGTGGCTAAAAGTGCGCCTGCTAATCCTGAGCAACCACTACAGCCAACGACTACCCCGGCAGATATTGACGTGGATGCCACTCGTGATTGGCAGCAAATCCTTGCTTTCAACTATCAATATGAAATGGCTACGCGCGCGACAGCTTATCAATCGGTATCAGAAATCAAACGCTTATTTGAAGATCCCGATTTAGCGGTCGGACGGGATGTTGTTGATTTGCGCATGGCTGTGGGTGATTCCCAGGGAATGCGCTACACTAAACCAGAGTTTGCAGTACCAGCCTTTATGCAAGCCCAACATTCGCGCCCAACGGCGACAGCTATTGGTACAGGTGTTCATCTGGTGATGCAACGTTTGTCCTTGAAAGATGGTGCACCCACTACGGCGGATGTGTTAGCTTTGATTGAGGAATTGACCACGAGTCAGTTGCTTGACCCGCCGGTCGCGATGATGGTACGTAATCAAGCGGCCAGCTTGGCAGAGTTTTTTAGTCATTCAGAACTAGGTCGAGCCATGGTTACAAATGCTGCGACGTTGCAACGTGAAGTTCCTTTTTCAATGTTAATGCAGGCAGAGCAACTCTACAAAGGCTTTATTGGGGATGAACGGGTATTGATTCACGGAATCATCGATGGTTACTTTGAAGTTGACGGGGGCATCTGGTTGTTTGATTACAAAACAGATTATGCGAAAACTACAGCTGATTTAGAAAAAATAAAAGAGCGTTATGCTGGTCAGATTAATGTCTATGCCCAGGCATTGACCGCGATGGGCAAAAATGTGGTTCGGAAATCAATCTATTCCTTCAGTGCCAAAAAGATTATCAATTTATAA
- the pepV gene encoding dipeptidase PepV — MMVTWAERTKPYEAALIKDLNQIVRIPSVLDPKTMTEQTPYGSDMVRALAKMEELARRDGLRYGRVNNQVTWIEYGPADAPETVGILTHIDVVPAGEGWIRDPFKPEVLNGLYFGRGAHDMKADLMSSYYALKYLQDNHFPVTRKIRLIIGTDEENGWRDMPQYFAEEGQPTMAFSPDGAFPVVNAEKGFQTIRVRFPSDSTGAFELQRFISGDRANVLPGEARARVRVPDQTTLADAFENYLQQYPFLHGTTRIRKQTVTLVLYGVQVHGAYPQDGENAATYLANFLSQYPFGGDAAPFLHFVGQTLHDDPYATQVGLRYTDELTGDLTLNIGIVRYSNHGQGSIVLNIRYPTGITVPEIFATLTTHLPTDKMTLEPESVGMAPHYVPEDDELVSTLSLVYAGQTGFYRRPRTSNGGSYARLLKRGVAFGGQFPDVPVSSHQANESTPVTNLTRSMAIFAEALTLLGNPKSAKK; from the coding sequence ATGATGGTGACATGGGCTGAACGAACTAAACCATATGAAGCGGCGTTAATTAAAGATTTAAATCAAATCGTCAGAATTCCATCTGTGCTTGATCCTAAAACGATGACTGAACAAACCCCCTATGGTTCTGATATGGTCCGCGCCTTGGCGAAGATGGAGGAATTGGCCCGTCGTGATGGCTTGCGGTATGGTCGGGTGAATAATCAGGTCACCTGGATCGAGTATGGACCAGCTGATGCACCTGAAACCGTTGGCATTCTGACACACATTGATGTTGTGCCGGCTGGGGAGGGCTGGATTCGTGATCCGTTCAAACCGGAAGTGTTGAATGGGCTATATTTTGGTCGCGGTGCGCATGATATGAAAGCAGATTTAATGAGCTCCTATTATGCTTTGAAATATTTGCAGGACAATCATTTCCCAGTGACACGTAAAATCCGGTTGATTATTGGCACCGATGAAGAGAATGGTTGGCGAGATATGCCCCAGTATTTTGCTGAAGAGGGTCAGCCGACCATGGCTTTTTCACCCGATGGCGCATTTCCAGTGGTGAACGCTGAAAAGGGATTTCAAACAATTCGCGTGCGGTTTCCAAGTGATTCAACGGGGGCCTTTGAGTTACAACGATTTATTTCTGGGGATCGTGCCAATGTTTTGCCGGGTGAAGCGCGTGCCCGGGTACGGGTGCCTGATCAAACTACCTTAGCCGATGCATTTGAAAATTATTTACAACAGTATCCCTTTTTACATGGTACGACGCGCATCCGTAAGCAGACAGTTACGCTGGTCCTTTATGGTGTTCAGGTCCATGGCGCATATCCGCAAGATGGTGAAAATGCGGCTACTTATTTGGCAAATTTTTTGAGTCAATATCCGTTCGGTGGCGATGCTGCGCCGTTCTTGCACTTCGTCGGTCAGACGCTGCATGATGATCCCTACGCCACCCAGGTTGGTCTTCGTTATACTGATGAACTGACGGGGGATTTGACACTGAATATTGGCATTGTCCGTTATTCCAATCATGGGCAAGGAAGTATCGTGCTCAACATTCGCTATCCCACGGGGATCACCGTACCGGAAATATTTGCCACTTTGACCACCCATCTACCTACTGACAAAATGACCCTTGAGCCAGAGAGTGTTGGCATGGCACCACATTATGTTCCTGAAGACGATGAATTGGTAAGTACCTTGTCCTTAGTGTATGCTGGGCAAACCGGTTTTTACAGGCGTCCCCGTACTTCTAACGGTGGCTCATATGCCCGATTGCTAAAACGGGGGGTCGCCTTTGGTGGGCAGTTCCCGGATGTTCCAGTTTCAAGCCACCAAGCGAATGAAAGCACACCGGTAACTAACTTAACACGCTCAATGGCCATCTTTGCCGAGGCATTGACCTTGTTGGGTAATCCGAAGTCAGCGAAAAAATGA
- a CDS encoding PD-(D/E)XK nuclease family protein, whose translation MALSIIFGDGTKDLELELLQKMQTTIQHDAKARLFYLVPNHIKFQSEISVLERLAMLHQRTGAVIAAQQVQVFSLSRLAWFYMNEDPLYRKANLSDNAMTMIMTALLNAARDDLQLYGSLVEKPGFIAQFSAQLLELQQSGLSWDDVAQLSTDLQATRVVLSRKLHDLALIGRQFSATLGKRDQYLTSNLLGIFERFLFNDGADLAQHHFYVFGYAQMTNQERGVIEALIEKGASLTIALPADEAAKTLADDVAETDLFYRPKHLAQQLRDFANQVGVTVTISQAQAMRQLSPTMQAVSKFWIETAQNGITSNQTAPGVAVWETSSRYQEVEQMARYIRQMVAHGTARYRDFLLLTPDLKQYQNMLPAIFNRFELPFFMDVDRSMSAHPLVAMLQELLSLAPHFDLKAIMLILKTELLIPTGVEVGAYREALALTENYALAKNVPGWKWQSTEPWHFEVNLAVDEDEVVKARMAERDAQLELIHTQVSELLNPFLQNLATAKTARELATKLYQFLHDAGVEQRLLQWRDAAMDRGDLFAAKQPEQVWTQLMAVLDDFVAIFDEQHDMAISDLQVALQTAFETAKYSAVPSTMDQVTVSESGIVQMQTAKYGFIFGATNKNLPVTIRQHALLQDDDRLILQTLLPDGVSLRETADAEMAQDAMLIYNAMMSGREKLIWVYATSDGDNSTQAASYVKTFVRGMGITVTVIPALPAPDDQSDAILWRLGSVQSTLANLVVVNRQAAMQNTKLSGAWQQLTHLLTRLQPDYYARIMAALNYRNTVEQIKPALVTALFGNDLKASISRLETYSRNPFEYFLRYGLGLQPRQAFDVTPAEMGSFMHAILENVFQKMMGRELGSVSNAELVQLETQAAQEILQAGNTMFDVLQSSSRMQFLTQTLIEQVHVALLNMRRGQLPNAGIQTMGTETGFGIANGSFKSMTFDLGDGKAVTVRGKIDRFDKVHVTTTPKNFLSIVDYKSGNRSFDYRKAFAGLELQLMTYWSAMLANLDQLPADTTMGSVAFWSLKNEVLKVGQQLEPAPYEDLLRQADEKRQTQGTYSGIILHDDDFLQQMVNEAVKSPYKIKFNKNGSVAKKGSDVTEPEVIDTLVAFNEAKIQEIAAKILAGQFELAPYRDNQSTGLQYSDFTSIMRFDAMMGDQYHDLPKWQKEDILAAMHDFLQKGAQN comes from the coding sequence ATGGCGTTATCAATTATCTTTGGCGATGGTACCAAGGACTTAGAACTTGAGCTGTTGCAGAAAATGCAAACGACGATACAACACGATGCAAAAGCACGGTTATTCTATCTCGTGCCAAATCACATCAAGTTCCAATCAGAAATCAGTGTCTTAGAGCGATTAGCTATGTTGCATCAGCGTACCGGTGCGGTCATCGCTGCCCAGCAAGTGCAGGTCTTTTCACTGAGTCGGCTGGCGTGGTTTTACATGAATGAAGATCCCCTGTACCGGAAAGCTAATTTGTCTGATAACGCGATGACTATGATCATGACGGCTTTATTAAATGCGGCGCGGGATGACTTACAACTATATGGTTCATTGGTGGAAAAACCAGGCTTTATCGCGCAATTTTCTGCGCAGTTACTTGAATTGCAACAATCGGGCTTGAGTTGGGATGACGTTGCGCAATTGAGCACAGACTTACAAGCAACACGGGTGGTTTTGTCACGCAAATTGCACGATTTAGCGCTTATTGGCCGTCAATTCAGTGCTACTTTGGGCAAGCGTGATCAATATTTAACCAGTAATTTATTGGGCATTTTCGAACGCTTCTTATTCAATGATGGTGCTGATTTAGCGCAGCATCACTTCTATGTTTTTGGTTACGCACAGATGACGAACCAAGAACGGGGGGTGATTGAAGCCCTGATTGAAAAAGGGGCTAGTTTAACGATTGCGCTACCGGCCGATGAAGCGGCGAAAACGCTGGCTGACGATGTGGCCGAAACAGATTTATTTTACCGGCCCAAGCACCTAGCCCAACAATTACGTGATTTTGCCAACCAGGTCGGGGTCACGGTGACTATTAGTCAGGCCCAGGCAATGCGTCAACTATCACCAACGATGCAGGCTGTTTCTAAGTTTTGGATTGAAACAGCGCAAAACGGGATCACGTCAAACCAAACCGCGCCCGGGGTTGCAGTTTGGGAAACAAGTTCCCGTTATCAAGAGGTTGAACAGATGGCTCGCTATATTCGGCAAATGGTAGCCCATGGGACGGCACGTTATCGTGATTTCTTGTTGCTCACACCAGATTTAAAACAGTATCAAAATATGTTGCCGGCGATTTTTAACCGGTTTGAGCTACCATTTTTCATGGATGTTGACCGGTCGATGAGTGCCCATCCCCTGGTAGCCATGTTACAAGAATTATTAAGTCTTGCGCCACACTTTGATCTTAAGGCGATTATGCTTATTTTGAAGACGGAACTGTTGATTCCAACAGGTGTTGAAGTGGGTGCTTACCGTGAAGCGTTAGCCTTGACTGAAAACTATGCGTTGGCTAAAAATGTACCTGGTTGGAAATGGCAAAGTACAGAGCCTTGGCATTTTGAGGTTAATCTCGCAGTTGACGAAGATGAAGTTGTCAAGGCACGTATGGCTGAGCGCGATGCGCAATTAGAATTAATTCATACACAGGTCAGTGAACTACTGAACCCATTTCTGCAAAATTTGGCGACAGCTAAGACAGCCCGTGAACTGGCTACGAAACTGTATCAATTTTTGCATGATGCTGGCGTGGAGCAAAGGTTGCTCCAGTGGCGGGATGCAGCGATGGATCGTGGTGACTTATTTGCGGCTAAACAACCTGAACAAGTTTGGACACAGTTGATGGCCGTGCTGGATGATTTTGTGGCAATTTTTGATGAACAACATGATATGGCGATTAGTGATTTGCAAGTCGCTCTCCAAACCGCTTTTGAAACAGCTAAGTATAGTGCAGTTCCATCGACCATGGATCAGGTAACAGTATCTGAATCAGGTATTGTTCAGATGCAAACGGCTAAATACGGTTTCATTTTTGGGGCAACAAACAAGAATTTGCCAGTTACGATCAGGCAGCATGCCCTCCTACAAGATGATGATCGCCTGATTTTACAAACCTTATTGCCAGACGGGGTGAGCTTACGTGAAACCGCGGATGCTGAAATGGCCCAGGATGCGATGTTAATTTATAACGCCATGATGAGTGGTCGTGAAAAATTAATCTGGGTATATGCTACTAGTGACGGTGATAATAGTACGCAAGCTGCCTCATATGTTAAAACTTTTGTGCGGGGAATGGGTATCACTGTGACAGTCATTCCAGCATTACCAGCACCTGATGACCAGTCTGATGCCATTCTTTGGCGACTCGGCTCAGTGCAGAGTACGCTGGCAAATCTGGTCGTTGTGAATCGCCAAGCAGCCATGCAAAATACCAAACTCTCGGGTGCCTGGCAGCAACTGACTCACTTACTAACTCGCCTACAACCTGATTATTACGCCCGCATTATGGCGGCCCTTAACTACCGAAATACGGTTGAACAGATTAAACCCGCGTTGGTGACGGCGTTATTTGGTAATGATTTAAAAGCCTCGATTTCCCGTCTCGAAACGTATTCTCGTAACCCCTTCGAGTATTTCCTTCGTTATGGACTAGGTTTGCAGCCACGACAAGCATTTGATGTCACGCCTGCTGAAATGGGTTCATTTATGCATGCCATTTTAGAAAATGTTTTCCAAAAAATGATGGGGCGTGAGTTAGGATCAGTTTCCAATGCTGAATTAGTTCAATTGGAGACGCAAGCTGCACAAGAAATTTTGCAAGCAGGTAATACGATGTTCGATGTCTTACAATCATCGAGTCGAATGCAATTTTTAACGCAAACTTTGATTGAACAAGTCCATGTGGCATTGCTTAACATGCGGCGGGGCCAATTACCTAATGCAGGCATTCAAACGATGGGAACCGAAACCGGCTTTGGTATTGCTAATGGTTCCTTTAAATCAATGACCTTTGACTTGGGTGATGGTAAAGCGGTGACTGTCCGTGGAAAAATCGATCGTTTTGATAAGGTGCATGTCACGACGACGCCTAAAAATTTCTTGTCAATTGTTGATTATAAGTCTGGTAATCGCAGTTTCGATTATCGAAAGGCTTTTGCTGGTCTAGAGCTGCAATTAATGACTTATTGGTCTGCTATGTTGGCCAATCTTGATCAGTTACCCGCGGATACGACGATGGGTTCTGTTGCTTTTTGGTCATTGAAAAATGAGGTACTCAAAGTGGGGCAACAACTAGAACCAGCCCCCTATGAAGATCTATTGCGTCAAGCGGATGAAAAACGGCAGACACAAGGGACTTACAGTGGCATTATTTTGCATGATGATGACTTCTTACAACAGATGGTTAATGAAGCGGTTAAATCACCATATAAGATTAAGTTCAATAAAAACGGTAGTGTCGCTAAGAAGGGTTCAGATGTCACCGAACCTGAGGTCATTGATACCTTAGTGGCCTTCAATGAGGCCAAAATTCAAGAAATTGCGGCTAAAATTTTGGCTGGTCAGTTTGAACTAGCGCCATATCGTGATAACCAAAGCACTGGCTTGCAGTATTCTGATTTCACAAGCATTATGCGCTTTGACGCGATGATGGGGGATCAGTACCATGACTTACCTAAATGGCAAAAAGAGGACATCTTAGCAGCCATGCATGATTTCTTACAGAAAGGAGCGCAGAACTAA